The Anomalospiza imberbis isolate Cuckoo-Finch-1a 21T00152 unplaced genomic scaffold, ASM3175350v1 scaffold_86, whole genome shotgun sequence DNA window gagggtcattaaagtccttgtgctgtgtctgtgctgctgagctgggccgggctcctggcccagagggtgatcctggtaaccaaggagagcttcaaaagcacatttctctggatgagcagctcttctcccagcccagcagggctggggcactgcctgcagccagcccgggcacagcacagaggcacagagagcttccatcagtcagggctgggaaggtgctgagaagtgcctggggcagaatccctggcagcccttggcacaggaacctctggctgcaggacaatgcagctgcagctcctggagtgatctcctcctacagctggaacatcccagtgcccacagaccctgtgagtacaactctgagtatttctggtgcagggcaggtgaaatgctcatgaatctctgacatgctgaggggttctgatcaATCATAGAATTTTCCAAAAAAAGgtttttgataaaaatgaggaaatctCCAAAGACTTTGTATCCAGTTTCCTACTActggagaatggcagggatggaaagaTAAATAATAAAGGATTATTATGAATTAttgattatgaattttgacaagTGCCTGAGACATCTGAACTGTTACTTTTAGTGATCAATAGGTTCACAGaagatccctaatgtgcttgcagccactctgcccatgaacagcaccagcatcacctctgctggggccatcaggctcagtctgagctgtcctttctccaagctgcaaacagaacctgctcccagccagtgccctgcaaacaggcagggttctgtcagaccaaggagagtgcacagagatttggggtctgtgagtgctggcagggagagctcaggcacagggaaacacctgcaggaagaaaatccccaggaagcagagagaagatcagggaaggagagaaaacaaaactcagaaatgctgtggcagggagagtttagagatgtccagaggatcccctccagtgcagcccctccctctgaacaagccccctccctcctgtccccccagccaagcctctgtcctcagggccggggctccaaggcgtgcagcccctcctgtgcaggcagagctgcagcagagccgtggggcagctctgcagccccgggcccagttccctctgcagagcacagggctgggagcagctgcccggcactgggggctctgggagggggcacagctggctcagggtgacacagctgtccccagtgcccagctcttggcaatgctgtcagtgcaaccagggaaggagctgcatctcccttcatccagtgccatcagaaggacacttggaagtctccgtgggatttcagtccaagctgggagcttcaatccagggtgcaaacctgtcctagagcatctctgggttataagattgatggggaaaggcagaggtgttgtgacactgaaaatgctgtttgcttggtgaaatgagcaaagTGAGTCTTTGTCTAAAAaagtggagctgggctgtggtggatccatcTGCTCTTAGCAGTACCTCAGGACGGTTCAGGGGAAGCGTGGGAACCTGATCACCCTCCACCTGAGAAAGGttaaagcccagagaaactctgGCCAGAATGACAGACCATCTCCCCTCACTCTCCTCTCATCAATTTGCCTCACAGAACTTGTTCTGTCCtccctggaggcagcagaaatgctgagaGCTTCTGATATACAAGAATACCAGGAGAGACATGGGggttcttaaaaagaaaacctcgTAACTCTTAAACACAGATGCGTGTCTCTGTGTGTTTCAGGGGagggtgtatgggaaatggctttggttttggttacaggtatctcctctaaTTCTTCtatgtcctttctccatgaacaggtccccatgtgcagccacagccaatgtccaacagcagctccatcagccacttcctcctgctggcactggcagacacgcggcagctgcagctcctgcacttctgcctcttcctgggcatctccctggctgccctcctgggcaacggcctcatcatcagtgccgtagcctgcggccaccacctgcacacgcccatgttcttcttcctgctcaacctggccctcagcgacctgggctccatctgcaccactgtccccaaagccatgcacaattccctctgggacaccagcaccatctcctacacaggatgtgctgcacaggtctttttttttgccttcttcatctcagcagagctttccctcctgaccatcatgtgctacgaccgctacgtgtccatctgcaaacccctgcactacgggaccctcctgggcagcagagcttgtgccctcatggcagcagctgcctgggccagtgccttctcactgctctgctgcacacggccaatacattttccctgcccatgtgccatggcaatgccctgggccagttcttctgtgaaatcccacagatcctcaaactatcctgctccaaatcccacctcagggaaCTGGGGCTTCTtgtgttttccatttgtttAGGACTTGGATGTgttgtgttcattgttttctcctatgtgcagatcttcagggccatgctgaggatcccctctgagcagggacagtacaaagccttttccacctgcctccctcacctggccttGGTCTCTCTGTttgtcagcactgcagtgtttgcctacctgaagcccccctccatctcctccccatccctggatctggccctgtcagttctgtactgagtggtgcctccagccctgaaccccctcatctacagcctgaggaaccaggagctcaaggctgcagtgtggagactgatgactggatgctttcagggacattaaactgctggccaatttctgcaaatcacttttAATGAAAGTCATCTGTGTTACctcttgttggtttcattttggaggttcatgttttacttttttcatattgtcaacaaataaaaaatacactctttgacatttctccttttgtttctctccaccttccctgtggctacagactgtgtcaatgaggggctgtgccctTGGTGGCTATAAAAAAACTCCAGGAtctcccagcaaagttttctgcagagatgcccttctgttgccttctctggagctgcagcagcaatgtctgtgtgcagagctgggggcagatcagtgctggcacagcagctgtgcccagcagcagcagcacttggtgttgccagtgctgctcccgtggccctgccccgctgccctggtggccctggtgttgctgcagggcctgagtgctctcggggccgggcacagtcctgggggtggcagtgccggggctgcagcagggacagcccatgggcactgctggggcagcgctgacgcctcaggccagggcctgggggctccaggctccttgcccaggctctctcaagaacacagccaggccaatgctcagcacagaaaacccccgtgagcagccccaggctggccgtgggcaggctgggggcaaacagcatggctggtgctctgcaagggccctgggggagacgggaaggagcagcagagcaggggctgatccatccccagtgcgctggacagcccagggcagcgtcccagagcgtcctcatggagctgccaacaacatcccccctctgcagccctggcctctcccccagctcacacaggtgccgcatccttgcaggcacaaccacggcagcactggctcaggagcccctgtttgcattgcacacagcaggcaggagcacccccatgctgctgctgtggggacatgaacctgagggagcacaaatgccagcagcccctgggaccaggaagggctgggggacgccagggaaaccactcagctttgtcctggcctctgcagtcagccacaaagtttgttcccatcagctggcagtttcctgtcccactgcagacgctgttgctcagagccagggctgcctggcagccacccccagactgccctgagtatttccttggcttcacctctgctttctttcctctttaatGATCCAGATTTCTCCCTATTGCCCTTTCCCCTGTTCCCTCCCTTGcacccagcccatccctgtttgtcctttcctctctggcccccctccccattccagttcctgacttggcaccatgggatcgtcccttggggagcaggatcatcccacaagtgctgcaggaattgtctgcaggctcctgcagtgcctcgtgctgctcccttgccagaggcaccccaggccaggggggcacatctgggctgctgtgtctggctgtggggctgcctgttctgggcagtgaggaggggctgcagaggctctgcaggactgacaggatgggctttgaggctgtgaggagaagctgagggacctgggccgctggagcttctgaagaggaggcccagggcttctcctgcaactgctccaagggtggtttcacagaatcccagaatcagcaaggctggaaaagaccttggagatcatcaagtccaacctgtgccctgacaccgccttgtctcccctgagcctcctcttctccaggataaacaaccccacctccctcagccgctcctcacaggacttgtgctccagacccctcaccagccttgttgtccttctctggacacgctccagcccctccatgtccctcctaaattggggggcccagaactggacacagcactcgaggtgctgcccaaccagtgctgagcacaggggaagaatcactgccctgctcctgctggccactccattcctgatccaggccaggagccattggccttcttggccacctgggcacactgctggctcatgtccagcctgctgtccatcagtccctgcaggtccctttctgcctggctgctgtccagccactctgtccccagcctgtagcgctgcaggggttgttgtggccaaagtgcaggacccggaacttggacttgttaaacctcaccttgttggatttgggccctggatccagcctgtccaggtccctgtgcagagccctcctgccttccagcagatcaacacccccagacaacttggtgtcaccatggttccatgaggccccagagtgtcccaatggtgtccatgattctgtgaggcctcccagtgtcacaatgtccctctggtgtcacaaagtcccttggatccttgggccctgcagtgtcacaatggcaccatggtgccccagggccctgcagtgtcacaatggatccttggttccatgaggtctggcagggcagcaatgctctccttggttcctgctgtctcccacacctcccactgtcaggctatagaaggacacctggctgatgaaggggagtgggagtgggtacctactcgaggaggtaataataaaaatccctcccaaccccctctcccaagccaggtgccacttcagattcggtatgatcccctggatctggagagtcagccagatggtttagaagaaaattatctgcccagtgagcctcccagttatgattcatctgtgagacagatcagcacctctaacatcaaaaaggaaagaagggtaatcgtggtgggtgactccctcctgaggggaacagagggccccatatgtcgaccagacccactccacagagaggtctgctgcctccctggggcctgggtacgggatatcactgacacactgcctgggctgattcagttCTCTGAACAAAGTACAGGTCCAGACTCTTGTCACCAGCAGTGTCACGTTAGTCCTTGTCACCCTGCCTTGGGCgccacccacccacccatcGGTGTGTACCCCgtgtttttctctccctgctgccgtTTGTTCtgggagctgccgctgcccctgggagctgggcatccTCAGGGTGATCCGGCATCTCTGGGCATCGTCCtggtgctggccccgggctcactcctccggctgccccctgaggcagctgaaAGAGAAAAGGCGGCtcagagatgggctggtgggagatgtggtgttTGAAGGTCACTtaggcacagtgatcatgaaattatagaattctcgaTATTTGGTGAGATGAGGaagaacacaaacaaaacccttacactggacttctggagggcagactttggcctacttaggagacttattcagagagttccttgggaagcagcccttgaaaacaaaggagttcaggaaaggtgggaaacttctaaacagagatcttgagggcacaggaacagactgtccctgtgttccAAAAGACGAGTCGACGAGGAaaacatctagcctggatgggcaaggagattttgaaggaacctaggaataaaaagaggatgtatcatctttggaaggagggtcagatctctcaggaagtatttaaggggctttcAAGGGCATGCAGAAAAGAAATTAGGGAATCCAAAGATCAGTTTGAACTTCAAATGACAGCTTCTGTAAAggctaataaaaatgtttttataaatatatcaatggtaaaaggaagggtaagaccaacctttgttcttgattagatgtggaagggaatttaatacctgcagatgaggagaaggcagaggtgcttaatgccatttttggcctcagtttttagtgagaagacgatttgccttcaggacaactctcctcctgggctggttgatggtgtcagggagcagagtgggccactgttatccaagaagaggcagtcagagaactgctgagctgcttggatgttcataaatccatgggacctgatgggatccaccccagagtgatgagggagctggcagatgagcttgccaagccactctccatcatttaccagcagtcctggctcactggtgaggtcccagatgactggaagctgcccaatgtgacacccattcacagcaagggtgggaaggaggatcctggtaattccaggccagtcagcctgagctcagtacctggtaaggtcatggaacagtttacactgagtgccatcacacagcacttccaggatggccagggtgtcagacccagccagcaggggtttaggagggctaggtcgtgtttgaccaacctggtctcctttcatgaccaggtgaccctcctggtggatgcaggaaaggctgtggatgtgtctatttggactccagcaaggcctttgacactgtctcccacagcacactcctggaaaagctgcagcccacggctgggacaggagcactctgtgctgggttcagaactggctggatggccggcccagagagtggtggtgagcggtgctgcatccagctggggacagtcaccagtgctgtccctcagggctctgtgctgggccagctctgttcaatatttttattgaccacatggctgaggggattgaggctttcattagtaaatctgcagatgacactaaacttggagcatgtgtccatctgttggaaggcaggagggctctgcaggaacacctggaacagctggatagatgGAAGATTCCAGTAAGATGAAGTTTTATCAGTCCAAGtacccagtcctgcattttggccacaataaccccctgcactgctctaggctggggacggcgtggctggacagtgcccaggcagaaagggacctgggggcactggtcgacagccggctggacatgagccagcagtgtgcccaggtggccaagaaggccaatggctcctggcctggatcaggaatggtgtggccagcaggagcagggaggtcattcttcccctgtagctGGCTCTAGTgtgcttggcattcttcccctgtagtgaAACCgtacctcgagtgctgtgtccagttctgggccccccaatttaggaggGACATgtaggggctggagcgtgtccagagaagggcaacaaggctggtgaggggtctggaacacaagtcctgtgaggaatgactgagggagctggagctgtttatcttggagaagactcagaggtgaccttatcactctccacactccctgaaaggtggttgcagtcaggtgggggtcggtctctctcctcacaacaactgacaggaccagaggacagtgtcttaagctgcaccaagggaaatttaggttggatattaggaaaaaagttttttatggaaagggtgatgaagtactggaactgtctgtccagggaggtggtggagtcaccatcatgggatgtgtttaataaaagactggatgtggcactcagtgccatggtttagctgaggtggtgttagggcatgggttggacttgatgatctcaaaggtctcttccaacccagcaattctgtgattctgtgattgtatgACATCACAtaccaggttgtgacatcatacagtgggctgtgacatcactggtttattacGTGACATCACAAAGCAggatgtgacatcacagaggaggttgtgatgtcacagaggaggttgtgatgtcacaaagtcagctgtgacattacaggctggcagtgtgacatcacagaacaggctgtgaggccacagagaagactctggcatcatagaaaagggctctgtgacatcacagagcagctgtgtgatgtcacagagaaggctgagacaatacagagtgggttgtgccatcacagagctgactgtgaaatcacagagcaggctgtgacatcacagcgaggctgcataacttcacaaaggtggctgtgacatcatagggctggctgtgacatcacagggtgtctgtgacatcacaggctgggctgtgacatcacagggcagattttgtgacatcacagagcagactgggacctcaaagtgccggctgtgacctcacaggacacctgtatgaaatcacaggtggcctgttacatctcagagtgggctgtgtgacatcacaggggctgtgtgaggtcactggggaggtcactccaccccagccccccctcccagttcccccagagaagtccaacgctgctcgtgcacagcagggtcccctgtccccccgggtccccccgcccccggcaccgcagcctcccccagaggatgttccacgagatcgaccccagagcctgacacggggacgggggctggggctgtgggggtgggacagggggacagggaccccccagcagcgtccccatgtcccccagggccagagcctgggccagggctccttcaccctgttaccaactagggcttgagagcactgaaaaaatccccagcaagggatcagcaaaaaccagatttaatattaagcgacagcaccacaaagttccttggcaagagtcactctgctcctggagccgttgtgatggttgctcgccatggaaacctgccctggccccttgctcagggctgctgtcactgcccagagccagaggggatcccttgctgggggcttgtgccacggccacctgccctgtgccgcgctggccggtcaggcgccgcggaaccagcagcaaacgccagggccagggccaaaggccaggtcagccagacagaaaggggcagtgctgggcactgtttccatggcagccctcactgggggtgacacctgggtcacctgtcctggcagttgccatggaaaaccggctcattgggaatacaagggtggacaaaggttttagtagggcctgtcacaacgggacaaaggggggtggttttaaactaaaggaagggaggttcagataagaacagataagtaggaaatgtttgatgatgagggtggtgatacaccaggacaggttcccagggaggtggtcagtgccccgttcctggaaacattcaagtccagctgggacagggctctgaacaacctgatctggtgaaagatgtccctgctcatggcggggtttggatgagatgagcactgcagagctcttcccatccaaaccattccaggactgcatgggcagaaggggctgctcagtgcactccatccactgcctcgactcctcatggtctctgctggaccccacatcccacagccaaacccagccccttctctgcctttcctccccctgccccaggggctggcacagccaggggggcacaggtgacctttgggctttgcagggctcaggcacaagggccgtggcagagtcagggctgaggtcacactctgtgggctggggccgagcccagccagaaatgagccctgaggcagcagctctgcagtgctggccaccaggccggcttgccaagggaggcttctggccatgccctgcaagcagctgctgctgccaaggcgcctttggtgcctcaggctctccctggcacagctcccagcacggcactctgcccttgcgcccgaggccttccctgtgctggggctggcctggggcttttcctgcagagggacctgccctgctcctggcacagtccACCAAGttattccctgcatttctccttttcaaatcctttcggtcacctactctcagaggtccagcctgttctggtgcttatcatgaactgactgtgctcttgatttataccagcactggagatgtagaatcacccaaactgaacacagaaacaaactccctctgtcccattttcatgttctagatcactttccaggtgtccatggagatgtgggaatgattatcacacaactctccatttctggctgcgggctctggagattccttctctgcattcagtcaggcttgtattccctaacaagtcctggttccacctcctgtttcccaaggctggaacagtcacaatgaaaacctcaccactggcacaactccccagctctccaggaagagaaaggacaagctgtcaagttctccaaacctttgtcctgctctgctgcaagagtcctgctgcacacccgctgtggaaagccaagagaagctgcagttggtggcacatcttgtgacaggagctcaacctggttctccaggaaaggttcttgagaagagcaaacaggactgtggagaagattcctggaaaactgaaacagctttccagaagtgaaatgaaaattgaaagaaacagtccaagatgttttcctctatttatttctctgctccctttttccatcttgcactacttctccatcccattaattccaaatgcatctcacctctaagatcagtgacttagcgagttctagacactctaaagtaccatgacctaaacagtttgccttccagtttttgctggaaagcaacactggagccataagtgcaggaccaggaccagggaatcctccagccagggaatgtgccccgacagggtttgatcctcagcggggacaatacacagcagcgaccgaggagatacctctgcccccgtgcaggagtccagactctgggtctgggctgaacgcggcaaagttcccgtgtttggacaggctcaggggctgcccccggggagcagggggctgggcgtgggggtgagcgggcaacggaaaaacggacacggggacaaacggccccggagcttcagttgcagcagcagcagcagcggcggcagcagcagcggcagcagcagcagcagcagcagccaaagcagagactccctcttgattctcctctccttccctcgcTGTCCCGTaccgtctcccgctctccctttcccgctgtcccctcctctcccagtctctctctctccccattcccggccgggccatgcccccggcccgcccccggctccgggcggggctgccccatccccgcccccggccgtcccgccggggtctcgcctccgcccggctctggccgtgctggcggtggcgcttctgggcgggcatcggtgcctgcgcctggggcggcatcgcctcgctctggctccgcctggcccgagcctggccccggccccggctcctcccgggccccgcggaggacacacgcggcgcggccgctgctgccgcctccgctgcggcttccccggcccgagctccgccgctcggcagcgcggccgccgcccccgagccgccgctgtcccgttgccaggagcgaacgcctggggagggccggcccggggcggtcggggggcgctcgggggccgctcctggccccgggccgagcgctgacagccgcgtcccgcccgcagggaaggcgcaggaggccctgcaggagcggtaccggctgggatcgctgctgggcagcggcggcttcggcagcgtcttcgcggccacgcggctctcggacggcgccccggtgagcggcggggccggcggcgggcggaggaggaggaggaggaggagaaggaggaggaggaggaggaggaggaggaggaggaggaggaggaggggaaggagggggtggaggaggaggaggagtagagggagggggaggagggggaggaggagaagggggaggaggatggcgatggagctggggctgcgcAGGGTGGGTGgtgagctcagcccgctgctgctcttggcttgcaggtggccatcaaaagggtgccaaggaaccgcgtccgacactggggcgagctggtgagtgagcggggccagcggcagaagccgggccgtgctgggcagggatgagccgaggcccgacagggtgggagccaccaggacacctcgagggagagcgggcgtggggccagcgcagggcgcagagcatcccgggctgggtgaggggttcctgacccccggcatggcatcagccccactgatggcatcgtgctcctcctgcagcccgacggcaccagcgcacccctggagatcgtgctgctggagaaggtgtccactggcttccccggtgtcgtccagctgctggagtggcttgagctccccaacgacatcttgatcgtgctggaacgcccagagtgctctcaggacctgcatcatttcattcgggcacgggggttcctgtccgaggaggtggcgcgggatctgttccgccaggtgctggaggccgtgcagcactgcaccagctgcggggtcctgcacagggacatcaaaccagggaacatcctggttgacctggccactgggcaggccaaattgatcgactttggctgtggcacctacctgcaagacacagcctacactcgctttgcaggtgagcccatgcaggggtgtgctctcggtcctggcatctcatggcccaacatctcacagcccaagctgggtgtggcagcggggattctcccttttgctagccttcatggcactgagatttcagctgagttgcgtttgagcagggctgggtggggagccagcttc harbors:
- the LOC137467900 gene encoding serine/threonine-protein kinase pim-2-like, with product MHIPEYSQIVSPLYMVTHKKNELHWGPEQQQAFTQIKQKIAHAVALGPDVKNVLYSAARNHGLSWSLWQKVPDETRGRPLGFWSQSYRGSEANYTPTENEILAAYEGLQATSEVIGHQGRDATYKWTRDQGVALTMDSISQVIHDCETCAEIKQANGIASLWLRLARAWPRPRLLPGPAEDTRGAAAAAASAAASPARAPPLGSAAAAPEPPLSRCQERTPGEGRPGAVGGRSGAAPGPGPSADSRVPPAGKAQEALQERYRLGSLLGSGGFGSVFAATRLSDGAPVAIKRVPRNRVRHWGELPDGTSAPLEIVLLEKVSTGFPGVVQLLEWLELPNDILIVLERPECSQDLHHFIRARGFLSEEVARDLFRQVLEAVQHCTSCGVLHRDIKPGNILVDLATGQAKLIDFGCGTYLQDTAYTRF